The Anaeromicrobium sediminis genome includes a region encoding these proteins:
- a CDS encoding metallophosphoesterase family protein, with protein MYYKSLYDKSLELLKERKKNLKDKWNFVVVGDTHLFHKGSDCRNGLDKVVNLFKEKKLDPLFIIHVGDTIHKRSEDRMKDFVKIINDDETLNKIPIFCATGNHDRIGSFEVVGDTDAFNKHIAPSDYFIDVDGSRFIWLNNTGHVENGKEYMGFSKEYLEKNLIGPMENAIKNNISNFFISMHIPPNWGSWTDGGKTDNHTFKHGVEEFIHIIKTYKKYIKVVFCGHIHAYGLQTIDNVPIIVTGGGGGLLCKNFNETIDHHFINVEVVKDKEDRNVAFTIYEI; from the coding sequence TTGTACTATAAATCTTTATATGATAAATCGTTGGAATTATTAAAAGAAAGAAAAAAGAATTTAAAGGATAAATGGAATTTTGTAGTGGTTGGAGATACTCATTTGTTTCATAAGGGTTCTGATTGTAGAAATGGATTAGACAAGGTGGTTAATTTATTTAAAGAAAAAAAATTAGATCCATTATTTATAATCCATGTGGGAGATACGATTCACAAAAGATCTGAAGATAGAATGAAAGATTTTGTGAAAATTATAAATGATGATGAAACACTAAATAAAATTCCCATATTTTGTGCCACCGGAAATCATGATAGAATAGGCTCTTTTGAGGTTGTAGGAGACACAGATGCTTTTAATAAACATATTGCTCCTTCTGATTACTTTATAGACGTGGATGGAAGTAGATTCATATGGCTTAATAATACAGGGCATGTGGAGAATGGGAAAGAATACATGGGATTTTCTAAAGAGTATCTTGAAAAAAATTTAATAGGTCCTATGGAAAATGCAATTAAAAATAATATATCAAACTTTTTTATAAGCATGCATATTCCACCTAATTGGGGCAGTTGGACTGATGGAGGAAAAACTGATAACCACACCTTTAAACATGGTGTAGAAGAGTTTATACACATAATTAAAACCTATAAAAAATATATAAAAGTTGTCTTTTGTGGTCACATTCATGCCTATGGATTGCAGACTATAGATAATGTACCCATAATAGTTACTGGAGGCGGTGGTGGATTATTGTGTAAAAACTTTAATGAAACTATAGACCATCACTTTATAAATGTGGAAGTAGTTAAAGACAAGGAAGATAGGAATGTGGCCTTTACAATTTATGAAATTTAA